The Plectropomus leopardus isolate mb chromosome 2, YSFRI_Pleo_2.0, whole genome shotgun sequence genome has a window encoding:
- the LOC121952035 gene encoding protein shisa-4-like isoform X2, which produces MVSRVLSTLVCVLCVILLPAAWADTCSAYMDRDGYKHKNQQCGEYFCCGDCHTRSCCNSIRHRLTQEAQQRCGAGGSSGIAKSKLGTLLGSILGSLFPIIICVGLVICCMAPCCLLYKKCRKGRSRGSQIVTGPTSVISGPQQPFAPSFPSNPGYQPVPGQPGFGGLPNPSAPPPHMGSYGPAPQPGGFGPEVPVVNFIGPSFAQPPTSHEHSPPPYNPAYPSTG; this is translated from the exons ATGGTTTCCAGGGTCTTGTCCACTcttgtgtgtgttctgtgtgtgatCCTGCTCCCGGCTGCAtggg CTGATACCTGCAGCGCCTACATGGACAGAGATGgttacaaacataaaaatcagcAGTGTGGCGAGTACTTCTGCTGTGGAGACTGCCACACAAGATCCTGCTGCAATAGCATCAGACACCGTCTAACTCAAGAAGCGCAACAACGCTGTGGTGCTGGAGG CAGTAGTGGTATAGCAAAAAGCAAACTTGGTACACTCCTGGGAAGCATTTTAGGATCCCTTTTCCCGATTATCATCTGTGTGGGTCTCGTCATCTGCTGTATGGCTCCTTGCTGCTTGCTCTACAAGAAGTGTCGAAAAGGTCGCAGCCGAGGGTCCCAAA TTGTGACAGGCCCTACCAGTGTAATCAGTGGGCCCCAGCAACCATTTGCCCCCAGTTTCCCATCCAACCCAGGATACCAGCCTGTACCTGGCCAGCCTGGATTTGGAGGTCTGCCCAATCCTTCAGCGCCACCACCACACATGGGATCTT ATGGTCCAGCTCCCCAACCAGGTGGATTTGGTCCAGAGGTGCCTGTGGTGAACTTCATCGGTCCGTCTTTTGCACAGCCACCAACATCACATGAACATTCACCACCGCCTTACAACCCTGCTTACCCCTCAACCGGATAG
- the LOC121952035 gene encoding protein shisa-4-like isoform X1 translates to MVSRVLSTLVCVLCVILLPAAWADTCSAYMDRDGYKHKNQQCGEYFCCGDCHTRSCCNSIRHRLTQEAQQRCGAGGSSSGIAKSKLGTLLGSILGSLFPIIICVGLVICCMAPCCLLYKKCRKGRSRGSQIVTGPTSVISGPQQPFAPSFPSNPGYQPVPGQPGFGGLPNPSAPPPHMGSYGPAPQPGGFGPEVPVVNFIGPSFAQPPTSHEHSPPPYNPAYPSTG, encoded by the exons ATGGTTTCCAGGGTCTTGTCCACTcttgtgtgtgttctgtgtgtgatCCTGCTCCCGGCTGCAtggg CTGATACCTGCAGCGCCTACATGGACAGAGATGgttacaaacataaaaatcagcAGTGTGGCGAGTACTTCTGCTGTGGAGACTGCCACACAAGATCCTGCTGCAATAGCATCAGACACCGTCTAACTCAAGAAGCGCAACAACGCTGTGGTGCTGGAGG gaGCAGTAGTGGTATAGCAAAAAGCAAACTTGGTACACTCCTGGGAAGCATTTTAGGATCCCTTTTCCCGATTATCATCTGTGTGGGTCTCGTCATCTGCTGTATGGCTCCTTGCTGCTTGCTCTACAAGAAGTGTCGAAAAGGTCGCAGCCGAGGGTCCCAAA TTGTGACAGGCCCTACCAGTGTAATCAGTGGGCCCCAGCAACCATTTGCCCCCAGTTTCCCATCCAACCCAGGATACCAGCCTGTACCTGGCCAGCCTGGATTTGGAGGTCTGCCCAATCCTTCAGCGCCACCACCACACATGGGATCTT ATGGTCCAGCTCCCCAACCAGGTGGATTTGGTCCAGAGGTGCCTGTGGTGAACTTCATCGGTCCGTCTTTTGCACAGCCACCAACATCACATGAACATTCACCACCGCCTTACAACCCTGCTTACCCCTCAACCGGATAG